The following coding sequences lie in one Erwinia amylovora genomic window:
- a CDS encoding sulfate ABC transporter substrate-binding protein, protein MTLLTVKKRVTACAFSLALSAGGQASELLNSSYDVSRELFVALNAPFEKQWAQQHPGDTLTIKQSHAGSSKQALAILQGLKADVVTYNQFSDVQILHDKGNLIPADWQQRLPNGSSPFYSTMAFLVRKGNPKHIHDWHDLVRDDVKLIFPNPKTSGNGRYTWLAAWGAADRADGHDKAKTEKFMMQLLKNVEVFDTGGRGATTTFVERGLGDVLISFESEVNTIRDRYAQDGYQVIVPPSNILAQFPVAWVDRNISQNHSEEAAKAYLNYLYTPSARQIITRFYYRVNNPQLMAQQKDRFPHTELFDVEQAFGGWDRAMKTHFASGGELDKLLAARRE, encoded by the coding sequence ATGACGTTACTGACGGTAAAAAAACGAGTCACGGCCTGTGCATTTTCATTGGCGCTGAGTGCGGGGGGGCAGGCTAGCGAGCTGCTCAACAGCTCTTATGATGTCTCGCGCGAGCTGTTCGTCGCCCTCAATGCGCCGTTTGAAAAGCAGTGGGCGCAACAGCATCCAGGCGATACGCTAACCATTAAACAGTCCCATGCGGGTTCCTCTAAACAGGCGCTGGCGATCTTGCAGGGGCTTAAAGCCGACGTCGTCACCTACAACCAGTTCAGCGATGTGCAGATCCTGCATGATAAGGGCAACCTGATCCCGGCCGACTGGCAGCAGCGCCTGCCGAACGGCAGCTCGCCGTTCTATTCAACGATGGCCTTCCTGGTGCGCAAAGGGAACCCGAAACATATTCACGACTGGCACGATCTGGTGCGTGACGATGTAAAATTGATTTTTCCTAACCCGAAAACCTCCGGCAACGGGCGCTACACGTGGCTGGCCGCCTGGGGCGCGGCCGATCGGGCCGATGGCCACGATAAAGCGAAGACAGAAAAATTCATGATGCAGCTGCTGAAAAACGTCGAGGTGTTCGATACCGGTGGCCGTGGAGCAACGACCACCTTTGTAGAGCGTGGCCTGGGTGACGTGTTGATCAGCTTCGAATCCGAGGTGAATACCATTCGCGATCGCTACGCTCAGGATGGCTATCAGGTGATCGTGCCACCCAGCAATATTCTGGCGCAATTCCCGGTGGCGTGGGTCGACAGAAATATCAGTCAGAACCACAGCGAAGAGGCAGCTAAAGCCTACCTGAATTATCTGTACACCCCCTCTGCCCGGCAAATCATCACCCGCTTTTACTATCGGGTGAATAACCCGCAGCTGATGGCGCAACAAAAAGATCGCTTTCCGCACACCGAGTTGTTCGACGTGGAGCAGGCTTTTGGCGGTTGGGATCGGGCAATGAAAACGCATTTCGCCAGCGGTGGCGAACTGGACAAGCTTTTAGCGGCGAGGCGTGAGTGA
- a CDS encoding RpoE-regulated lipoprotein — MKTFRPALLAACLLLTGCASSTSQPESTSPSTWWNPVSWSWSTLSPWNWFSSPLQVSEQGVGGINGSTALQQQALSDGLNGNYRLRQGMRTADGNIVHFWQALNSDKQVKLELTGQSTVSRVDISDHTIATASGVKIGTPFSSLYKKAFKNCQKASGADSASVECKAPDSQHISYVFSGDWHGPEGLIPSDQTLKNWTISKIIWRR; from the coding sequence ATGAAAACTTTTCGACCGGCGTTGCTGGCAGCTTGCCTGCTGCTGACTGGCTGCGCCAGTTCCACTTCCCAGCCAGAAAGCACCTCGCCATCAACATGGTGGAACCCCGTTTCATGGTCGTGGTCCACCCTGTCACCGTGGAACTGGTTTTCTTCACCGTTACAGGTCAGTGAACAGGGGGTGGGCGGCATCAATGGCAGTACCGCGCTGCAACAGCAAGCGCTGAGTGATGGCCTTAATGGCAATTACCGGCTACGCCAGGGGATGCGCACCGCGGACGGTAACATCGTTCACTTTTGGCAGGCGCTGAATAGCGACAAGCAGGTCAAGTTGGAGTTAACCGGGCAGAGTACCGTCAGCCGTGTTGATATCTCCGACCATACGATTGCCACCGCCAGCGGGGTGAAAATCGGCACGCCGTTCAGCTCTCTGTATAAAAAAGCCTTTAAAAACTGTCAGAAAGCGAGCGGGGCGGATAGCGCCAGCGTTGAATGCAAAGCGCCGGATAGTCAGCACATCAGTTATGTGTTCAGCGGCGACTGGCACGGGCCGGAAGGGTTGATCCCTTCAGACCAAACGCTGAAAAACTGGACGATAAGCAAAATCATCTGGCGGCGTTAA
- a CDS encoding DUF2919 domain-containing protein, translated as MRVMKLFNVKYFPDDYDSNGQLRLPLSFWAILLLQARTWLLFLMAAASGQQGSQLLELFYPDNSSFWLGLCLGVPAALGLLLTGYRQRLPRLWQAWRWVLVITLVLALLLQFYQLWQHRVSDLLLTCLLDGSALLALLYSRRLRDCFDPAENH; from the coding sequence ATGCGTGTTATGAAACTATTCAATGTAAAATATTTCCCGGATGATTATGACAGTAATGGCCAGTTGCGCTTGCCGCTGTCTTTTTGGGCGATTTTGCTGCTGCAGGCGCGTACCTGGCTGCTGTTTTTGATGGCAGCAGCCTCAGGTCAGCAAGGTTCGCAGCTGCTGGAACTGTTCTACCCGGATAACTCAAGTTTCTGGCTGGGGCTGTGCCTGGGCGTGCCCGCCGCGCTGGGGTTGCTGTTAACCGGCTATCGTCAACGTTTGCCGCGCCTGTGGCAGGCTTGGCGTTGGGTACTGGTGATAACCCTGGTACTGGCGCTGTTGCTACAGTTTTACCAACTCTGGCAGCACCGCGTTTCCGATCTGCTGCTAACTTGCCTGCTTGACGGCTCGGCGCTGCTGGCGCTGTTGTATTCCCGGCGTCTGCGCGACTGCTTCGATCCCGCTGAAAATCACTGA
- a CDS encoding GNAT family acetyltransferase: MEIRAFRQDDFEEVITLWERCDLLRPWNDPEMDIERKLNHDADLFLVAVAGGEIVGTLMGGYDGHRGSAYYLGVHPDYQGRGFANALINRLEKKLIARGCPKMNVTVREENDAVAGFYEKLDYETQDSLVLGKRLIEDREY, from the coding sequence ATGGAAATTCGCGCATTCCGGCAAGATGATTTTGAAGAAGTGATCACCCTTTGGGAGCGTTGCGATCTGTTACGACCGTGGAACGATCCGGAGATGGATATCGAACGTAAGCTCAACCACGATGCGGACCTGTTCCTGGTGGCCGTGGCCGGCGGCGAAATTGTCGGTACGCTGATGGGCGGTTACGACGGTCACCGCGGCTCGGCCTACTATCTGGGCGTACACCCCGATTACCAGGGGCGCGGTTTCGCTAACGCGCTGATTAATCGCCTGGAGAAAAAGCTTATCGCCCGCGGCTGCCCAAAAATGAATGTGACAGTGCGTGAAGAAAATGACGCGGTGGCGGGCTTTTATGAAAAGCTCGATTATGAGACTCAGGACAGCCTGGTGTTAGGCAAGCGCCTGATTGAAGACCGCGAGTACTGA
- the amiA gene encoding N-acetylmuramoyl-L-alanine amidase AmiA encodes MKKNFPMTPLTSRRRLLLSAMGIALLANRPSGARAAELARRQPISSASMPARRDNGKKIVMIDPGHGGIDSGAVGHEGSEEKHVVLEIANHIRQHLSAHPHIEVRLTRESDHFIPLGERVGIAHQHGADLFMSVHADGYTSPSAHGASVFALSNRGASSSMARYLSQRENAADKVGGVQTATKDRYLQQVLFDLVQTDTIKNSLILGQHLLGQIRPVHPLHSQHTEQAAFAVLKSPSIPSVLVETSFITNPAEEKLLGTTAFRQKIAGAIADGIVSFFSQNPPPDAQDEANDI; translated from the coding sequence ATGAAAAAAAATTTCCCAATGACGCCGCTGACCAGCCGCCGCCGGCTACTGCTCTCCGCGATGGGGATCGCGCTGCTGGCAAACAGGCCCTCTGGCGCTCGCGCAGCAGAGTTAGCCCGGCGCCAGCCCATATCGTCCGCCTCAATGCCAGCACGTCGGGACAACGGCAAAAAAATCGTGATGATCGACCCGGGCCATGGCGGAATTGACTCCGGTGCGGTAGGGCATGAAGGATCGGAAGAGAAGCATGTCGTGCTGGAGATTGCCAATCACATCCGCCAGCATCTGAGCGCTCATCCGCATATTGAGGTGCGCCTGACGCGCGAAAGCGACCACTTTATTCCATTGGGTGAACGGGTCGGGATCGCCCATCAGCACGGTGCCGACCTGTTTATGTCGGTACACGCCGACGGCTATACCAGCCCGAGCGCCCACGGCGCTTCCGTCTTTGCCCTGTCAAATCGCGGAGCCAGCAGCAGCATGGCGCGCTATCTGTCGCAAAGAGAAAATGCCGCCGATAAGGTGGGCGGTGTGCAGACGGCGACAAAAGACCGCTATTTACAGCAGGTGCTGTTCGACCTGGTGCAAACGGACACCATTAAAAACAGCCTGATCCTGGGGCAACATTTGCTTGGTCAGATCCGCCCGGTTCACCCTCTGCACAGCCAGCATACCGAGCAGGCTGCTTTCGCGGTTTTGAAGTCGCCTTCCATCCCGTCCGTGCTGGTCGAGACCTCGTTTATCACCAATCCCGCCGAAGAAAAACTGCTGGGCACCACCGCGTTTCGTCAGAAAATCGCCGGGGCCATCGCTGACGGGATTGTCAGCTTTTTTAGCCAGAATCCCCCCCCAGACGCACAGGATGAGGCAAATGACATATAA
- the hemF gene encoding oxygen-dependent coproporphyrinogen oxidase, which produces MNIPDIAQVKQFLLNLQDEICQKLEQADGAARFAEDSWQRPGGGGGRSRVLRHGQVFEQAGVNFSHVHGDAMPASATAHRPELAGRSFEALGVSLVIHPENPYIPTSHANVRFFIAEKPGAEPVWWFGGGFDLTPFYGFEEDAVHWHQTAFNLCQPFGAEVWPRYKKWCDDYFHLKHRNEQRGIGGLFFDDLNAEGFEQSFRFMQAVGRGFSDAYLPIVERRKGLPWGQRERDFQLYRRGRYVEFNLVWDRGTLFGLQTGGRTESILMSMPPLVRWEYDYQPPEGSPEAALYRDFIVVKEWL; this is translated from the coding sequence ATGAACATACCGGATATCGCCCAGGTCAAACAGTTCTTGCTTAACCTGCAGGATGAAATTTGCCAGAAGCTGGAGCAGGCAGATGGCGCTGCCCGCTTTGCCGAGGACAGCTGGCAGCGCCCTGGCGGCGGCGGCGGGCGCAGCCGCGTGCTGCGTCACGGCCAGGTGTTTGAGCAGGCAGGCGTCAACTTCTCTCACGTTCACGGCGACGCGATGCCTGCATCCGCTACTGCGCACCGCCCCGAACTGGCGGGGCGCAGTTTTGAAGCGCTGGGCGTCTCGTTGGTTATTCATCCTGAGAATCCCTATATCCCCACCAGCCATGCCAACGTGCGTTTCTTTATTGCAGAAAAACCCGGTGCCGAGCCGGTATGGTGGTTTGGCGGCGGTTTCGATCTGACGCCATTTTACGGTTTCGAAGAGGATGCCGTTCACTGGCATCAGACCGCGTTTAACCTCTGCCAGCCTTTTGGCGCTGAGGTCTGGCCACGCTATAAAAAATGGTGCGATGACTACTTTCATCTTAAGCATCGCAACGAGCAGCGCGGTATTGGCGGGCTGTTCTTCGACGATCTGAATGCGGAGGGTTTCGAGCAAAGTTTTCGCTTTATGCAGGCGGTCGGCCGCGGCTTTAGCGATGCTTATCTGCCGATCGTCGAGCGCCGTAAGGGTTTGCCGTGGGGCCAGCGCGAGCGCGATTTCCAGCTTTACCGTCGTGGCCGCTACGTTGAATTTAATCTGGTGTGGGACCGCGGCACGCTGTTTGGCCTGCAAACCGGTGGCCGCACAGAGTCGATTCTGATGTCGATGCCGCCGCTGGTGCGCTGGGAATATGACTACCAGCCGCCGGAGGGCAGCCCGGAAGCGGCGCTGTATCGCGACTTTATCGTGGTTAAAGAGTGGCTGTAA
- the tal gene encoding transaldolase, with amino-acid sequence MNQLDALKQFTTVVADSGDIESIRHYHPEDATTNPSLILKASALDSYKHLITDAIDYAKKQGGSKETQIINASDKVNINLGMEILKSIPGRVSTEVDARLSYDRGMCVTKAEKLIRMYEEHGIDRSRILIKLASTWEGIRAAEELEKNGIHCNLTLLFSFAQARACAEAGVFLISPFVGRIYDWYNSRKPLDPYVADEDPGVKSVRSIYEYYKQHRYNTVIMGASFRKVEQILALAGCDRLTLAPNLLEELQASSAPVERKLIPSTEAFNQPTPLTEAQFRWQHNQDPMAVEKLAEGIRQFAVDQQSMENVLAARL; translated from the coding sequence ATGAACCAGTTAGACGCACTGAAACAATTCACCACCGTGGTGGCTGACAGTGGCGATATCGAATCTATCCGTCATTATCATCCGGAAGATGCCACCACCAACCCGTCTCTGATCCTTAAAGCCTCCGCCCTTGACTCGTACAAACATCTGATTACCGATGCCATCGATTACGCTAAAAAGCAGGGTGGCAGCAAAGAGACCCAGATTATTAATGCCAGTGATAAAGTGAATATCAATCTTGGCATGGAGATCCTGAAAAGCATTCCTGGCCGGGTTTCAACGGAAGTGGACGCCCGCCTCTCTTACGACCGCGGCATGTGCGTTACCAAAGCCGAAAAGCTGATCAGAATGTATGAAGAGCACGGTATCGACAGGTCACGTATTTTGATCAAACTGGCCTCCACCTGGGAGGGGATCAGGGCAGCAGAAGAGCTGGAGAAAAACGGCATTCACTGTAACCTGACGCTGCTGTTCTCCTTTGCTCAGGCCCGTGCCTGTGCCGAAGCCGGTGTTTTTCTGATTTCTCCGTTCGTCGGTCGTATCTACGACTGGTATAACAGCCGTAAGCCGCTTGACCCCTATGTTGCCGATGAAGATCCCGGCGTGAAGTCAGTGCGCAGCATCTACGAATATTACAAACAGCACCGCTATAACACCGTGATTATGGGTGCCAGCTTCCGTAAAGTTGAACAGATTCTGGCGCTGGCCGGCTGCGATCGCCTGACTCTGGCGCCGAACCTGCTGGAAGAGCTGCAGGCCAGTTCTGCGCCGGTTGAGCGTAAGCTCATCCCCTCTACGGAGGCATTCAACCAGCCCACGCCGCTTACCGAAGCCCAGTTCCGCTGGCAGCACAATCAGGACCCGATGGCGGTAGAAAAGCTGGCAGAAGGCATCCGTCAGTTCGCCGTTGACCAGCAGTCGATGGAAAACGTGCTGGCCGCCCGACTGTAA
- the tkt gene encoding transketolase — translation MSSRKELANAIRALSMDAVQKAKSGHPGAPMGMADIAEVLWRDFLHHNPNNPGWADRDRFILSNGHASMLLYSLLHLSGYDLPMEELKNFRQLHSKTPGHPEIGYTPGVETTTGPLGQGLANAVGLAIAERTLAAQFNRADHQIVDHFTYVFMGDGCLMEGISHEVSSLAGTLGLGKLIGFYDHNGISIDGETEGWFTDDTAKRFEAYHWHVIHDIDGHDPEAVAAAIKEAQSVTDKPSLIICKTVIGFGSPNKAGKEESHGAALGEEEVALTRKQLGWNYPPFEIPKEIYARWDAKESGAKAEKAWDAKFAAYKAAYPELAAEYTRRMDGGMPDNWQAETQKYIAGLQANPQKIASRKASQNALEAYGPLIKEFLGGSADLAPSNLTLWSGSKSIKEHAGGNYIHYGVREFGMTAIANGIAHHGGFIPYTATFLMFVEYARNAARMAALMKARQIMVYTHDSIGLGEDGPTHQPVEQIASLRVTPNMSVWRPCDQVETAVAWKHAIERHHGPTALILSRQNLAQPARSKQQLENISRGGYVLKDSDGQPEVILIATGSEVEITLGAAEKLTASGHKVRVVSMPSTDLFDKQDVAYRESVLPSTVTARVAVEAGIADYWYKYVGLNGAIVGMTGFGESAPAEKLFAEFGFTVENIVSHAEALLKPH, via the coding sequence ATGTCTTCACGTAAAGAGCTGGCTAACGCCATTCGCGCACTGAGTATGGATGCGGTGCAAAAAGCCAAATCGGGCCACCCGGGCGCGCCCATGGGGATGGCCGATATTGCTGAAGTCCTGTGGCGTGATTTTCTTCATCACAACCCGAACAATCCGGGTTGGGCCGACCGTGACCGTTTTATCCTTTCCAACGGCCATGCTTCGATGCTGCTTTACAGCCTGCTGCACCTTTCCGGCTACGATCTGCCGATGGAAGAGCTGAAAAATTTCCGTCAACTGCATTCTAAAACGCCGGGTCACCCTGAAATTGGTTACACGCCAGGCGTTGAAACCACCACCGGACCACTGGGCCAGGGGCTGGCAAACGCCGTCGGCCTGGCCATTGCGGAGCGAACGCTGGCAGCGCAGTTTAACCGTGCCGATCATCAAATTGTCGATCACTTCACCTACGTATTTATGGGCGATGGCTGTCTGATGGAAGGCATATCCCATGAGGTCAGTTCTCTGGCGGGCACGCTGGGCCTTGGTAAACTGATCGGCTTTTACGATCATAACGGTATCTCTATTGATGGCGAAACTGAAGGCTGGTTTACCGACGACACTGCCAAACGCTTTGAGGCCTATCACTGGCATGTGATCCACGACATTGACGGCCACGACCCGGAAGCAGTGGCTGCCGCCATTAAAGAAGCGCAGAGCGTGACGGATAAGCCATCGCTAATCATCTGTAAAACCGTCATCGGCTTCGGTTCTCCGAACAAAGCCGGCAAGGAAGAGTCACACGGTGCCGCGCTGGGTGAAGAAGAAGTGGCGCTGACGCGTAAACAGCTGGGCTGGAACTATCCGCCGTTTGAAATTCCGAAAGAGATCTACGCACGCTGGGATGCCAAAGAATCCGGTGCGAAAGCCGAGAAAGCCTGGGACGCAAAATTTGCTGCCTATAAAGCCGCGTACCCCGAGCTGGCCGCGGAATACACCCGCCGTATGGATGGCGGCATGCCTGATAACTGGCAGGCAGAAACGCAGAAATATATTGCGGGTTTACAGGCTAACCCGCAAAAAATTGCCAGCCGCAAAGCCTCGCAAAATGCGCTGGAAGCTTACGGTCCGCTGATTAAAGAGTTCCTGGGCGGATCTGCCGACCTGGCACCGAGCAACCTGACGCTCTGGTCTGGTTCGAAGTCGATCAAAGAGCACGCCGGCGGCAACTATATCCACTACGGCGTGCGCGAATTCGGCATGACGGCCATTGCTAATGGCATCGCCCATCATGGCGGCTTTATCCCCTATACCGCAACTTTCCTGATGTTCGTGGAGTACGCACGTAATGCAGCGCGTATGGCAGCACTGATGAAAGCGCGCCAGATTATGGTGTATACCCATGACTCTATAGGACTGGGTGAAGATGGGCCAACGCATCAGCCAGTAGAACAGATCGCCAGCCTGCGCGTCACGCCCAATATGAGCGTCTGGCGTCCCTGTGACCAAGTGGAAACCGCCGTGGCCTGGAAACATGCCATCGAGCGCCATCACGGGCCGACCGCGCTGATCCTGTCCCGTCAAAATCTGGCACAGCCGGCACGCAGCAAACAACAGCTTGAGAACATCTCACGCGGCGGCTATGTATTAAAAGACAGTGACGGCCAGCCGGAAGTGATCCTGATCGCGACCGGTTCCGAAGTGGAGATCACGCTGGGTGCGGCAGAGAAACTGACGGCCAGCGGCCACAAGGTACGCGTAGTGTCGATGCCATCCACCGACCTGTTTGATAAACAGGACGTTGCCTACCGTGAATCGGTGCTGCCATCCACCGTCACGGCGCGTGTGGCGGTCGAAGCCGGTATTGCGGATTACTGGTACAAATATGTCGGCCTGAATGGCGCTATCGTCGGTATGACCGGCTTTGGTGAGTCTGCCCCGGCAGAGAAACTGTTCGCCGAGTTTGGCTTTACGGTGGAAAACATCGTCAGCCATGCGGAAGCATTACTGAAACCGCACTGA
- the nudK gene encoding GDP-mannose pyrophosphatase NudK: MPAKIDVIKNKILSENWFVLRNYTYHLTAKNGTVLQHKREVYDRGNGATILLYNRDKNSVVLTRQFRIATWVNGNPGGELIEACAGLLDNDSPEECIRKESIEETGYAIGEVQKLFELYMSPGGVTELLHFFAAEYSDAQRNNAGGGVEDEAIEVLEMTFPQAWQLVKDGHIKDGKTVILLQHALLAGWLRLD; this comes from the coding sequence ATGCCAGCCAAGATCGACGTCATTAAAAATAAAATCCTGTCAGAAAACTGGTTCGTTCTGCGTAATTACACTTACCATCTCACCGCTAAAAACGGCACTGTCCTGCAGCATAAACGCGAAGTCTATGACCGCGGCAATGGTGCAACCATCCTGTTATATAACCGCGACAAAAACAGTGTGGTGCTGACGCGCCAGTTTCGTATTGCTACCTGGGTAAACGGTAATCCGGGAGGGGAACTGATTGAGGCCTGTGCCGGGCTGCTGGATAATGACTCCCCGGAAGAGTGCATCCGCAAGGAGTCAATAGAGGAAACCGGTTACGCCATTGGCGAAGTGCAAAAGCTGTTTGAGCTGTATATGTCGCCTGGCGGGGTCACTGAATTGCTCCATTTCTTTGCTGCGGAGTACAGCGATGCTCAGCGTAATAATGCGGGCGGCGGGGTAGAGGATGAAGCCATAGAGGTGCTGGAAATGACGTTCCCGCAGGCCTGGCAGCTGGTCAAAGATGGCCACATCAAAGATGGCAAAACGGTGATCCTGTTGCAGCATGCTTTGCTGGCGGGATGGCTGCGCCTGGACTGA
- the ansP gene encoding L-asparagine permease, with translation MKADKKTGAEKRAARRRWLNSQDSGYHKAMDNRHVQMIAIGGAIGTGLFLGAGARLQAAGPALALVYLVCGIFSFFILRALGELVLHRPSSGSFVSYSREFLGEKASYVAGWMYFVNWAMTGIVDITAVALYMHYWGAFGDVPQWLFALGALAIVGTMNMIGVKWFAEMEFWFALVKVLAIVVFLVVGVVFLGSGKPLDGNATGFHLIADNGGFFPNGLMPALVLVQGVVFAFASIELVGTAAGECKDPKTMLPKAINSVIWRIGLFYVGSVVLLVMLLPWNAYQAGQSPFVTFFSKLGVPYVGGIMNIVVLSAALSSLNSGLYSTGRILRSMSMGGSAPKFMSKMSGQQVPYMGILVTIGVYVIGVYLNYIVPSRVFEIVLNVAALGIISSWAFIVICQMRLRKAIKEGKAEEVSFKLPWAPFTSWLTLLFLFSVLVLMAFDYPNGTYTIASIPLIAVVLILGWFGARKRVHALAQEEHNH, from the coding sequence ATGAAAGCAGATAAAAAAACGGGCGCAGAGAAACGCGCAGCAAGAAGACGTTGGTTAAACTCCCAGGATTCCGGTTACCACAAAGCGATGGATAATCGTCACGTTCAGATGATTGCTATCGGCGGTGCAATAGGCACGGGCCTGTTCCTTGGCGCTGGCGCACGTCTTCAGGCTGCTGGTCCGGCACTGGCACTGGTCTATCTGGTTTGTGGTATTTTCTCTTTCTTCATTCTGCGCGCGCTCGGTGAGCTGGTTTTGCATCGACCTTCAAGCGGAAGCTTTGTCTCTTACTCCCGCGAATTCCTGGGTGAAAAAGCCTCCTATGTGGCTGGCTGGATGTACTTCGTTAACTGGGCGATGACCGGCATTGTCGATATCACGGCTGTGGCGCTGTATATGCATTACTGGGGAGCGTTTGGCGACGTACCGCAGTGGTTGTTTGCGCTCGGGGCGCTGGCCATCGTCGGCACCATGAACATGATTGGCGTGAAGTGGTTCGCCGAAATGGAGTTCTGGTTTGCCCTGGTTAAGGTACTGGCGATTGTTGTGTTTTTGGTGGTGGGCGTGGTGTTCCTTGGCAGCGGTAAGCCGCTGGATGGAAACGCAACCGGTTTCCACCTGATCGCTGACAACGGCGGTTTCTTCCCCAATGGCCTGATGCCTGCACTGGTGCTGGTGCAGGGGGTGGTGTTTGCCTTTGCTTCCATCGAGCTGGTGGGAACCGCAGCAGGCGAGTGTAAAGACCCGAAAACCATGCTGCCAAAAGCCATCAACAGCGTTATCTGGCGTATTGGTCTGTTTTACGTGGGATCGGTGGTGCTGCTGGTGATGCTGCTGCCGTGGAATGCTTACCAGGCAGGGCAGAGTCCGTTTGTGACCTTCTTCTCCAAACTGGGCGTGCCATATGTTGGCGGCATAATGAATATCGTGGTACTGAGTGCTGCACTTTCCAGCCTGAACTCGGGGCTTTATTCAACCGGGCGTATTTTACGTTCAATGTCGATGGGCGGTTCAGCACCGAAGTTTATGTCCAAAATGAGTGGTCAGCAGGTTCCTTATATGGGGATCCTGGTCACCATTGGCGTATACGTCATCGGCGTGTATCTTAACTATATTGTGCCGTCTCGCGTGTTTGAAATTGTCCTGAACGTAGCGGCGCTGGGGATCATATCCTCCTGGGCCTTTATCGTGATCTGTCAGATGCGTCTGCGTAAAGCGATAAAAGAAGGTAAGGCGGAAGAGGTGAGCTTCAAGCTACCGTGGGCACCGTTCACTTCGTGGTTAACCCTGCTGTTCCTGTTCAGCGTACTGGTACTGATGGCGTTTGACTATCCGAACGGCACCTATACCATTGCATCGATTCCGCTGATCGCAGTGGTGCTGATCCTTGGCTGGTTTGGTGCACGTAAGCGCGTCCATGCGCTGGCGCAGGAAGAACACAATCATTGA
- a CDS encoding DUF1471 domain-containing protein: MNKKLSAPIAASLLAVASFSTLAATQVNENQASSLHSMGIVSISGARGTLDDATHRLANKADAMGASSYRIIALTNPGDSSMWFGNAEIFR; encoded by the coding sequence ATGAACAAAAAATTATCAGCTCCGATCGCGGCCAGTTTGCTTGCTGTGGCATCATTTTCAACTCTGGCAGCGACCCAGGTCAACGAGAACCAGGCCAGCAGTTTGCACAGCATGGGCATCGTGTCCATATCCGGTGCCAGAGGCACTTTAGATGACGCGACCCACAGGTTAGCCAACAAAGCCGATGCGATGGGGGCCAGCAGCTACCGGATTATTGCGCTGACTAATCCTGGTGATTCCAGTATGTGGTTCGGCAACGCCGAGATCTTCCGCTAA
- a CDS encoding histidine kinase, whose amino-acid sequence MTRKYANVRQANRRLRLLFACSELLCHSAQNQLAFQQTLALVVSEEKLVWLELSAPEFGVLSAGNKAGQTRWHSLLLRQPSRPPVGKLRWQGARSQLPLIKSVCAMLANALQRWRNQQQTDALLIQQERAAIAGELHDSLAQELTFQRIQLVRLRHLIDPDYTAALNIVAGIEQSLTGAGRQLRELLNNFRLTALPASLALALEQVIAPLHQHSSARITLACQFSGQLGAQQQTYVVQIVREALVNAVRHASATEISVNARPLPEGGIVIAVKDNGIGIASLEEPDGHHGLNIMNERAACLNGTLLIERRAAGGTCVSLNFTAMTEVI is encoded by the coding sequence ATGACCAGGAAATATGCCAATGTCAGGCAGGCTAACCGTCGTCTCCGACTGCTTTTTGCCTGTTCTGAACTGCTTTGCCACAGCGCTCAAAACCAGCTGGCTTTTCAGCAAACCCTGGCGCTGGTAGTCAGCGAGGAAAAACTCGTCTGGCTTGAGCTATCTGCCCCAGAATTTGGCGTACTCAGTGCAGGCAATAAAGCCGGCCAAACGCGCTGGCACAGCCTGTTACTGCGCCAGCCCTCGCGCCCCCCCGTTGGCAAACTGCGCTGGCAGGGCGCGCGTTCACAGCTACCGCTAATAAAAAGCGTCTGCGCAATGCTGGCTAATGCGCTGCAGCGCTGGCGCAATCAGCAGCAAACGGATGCTCTGCTGATACAGCAGGAACGGGCGGCCATTGCCGGTGAACTACATGATTCGCTGGCACAGGAACTGACCTTTCAGCGCATCCAGCTGGTCAGGCTGCGACATCTGATCGATCCTGATTACACGGCAGCCCTGAACATCGTCGCCGGGATTGAACAGTCCCTCACCGGTGCCGGTCGCCAGTTGCGCGAGTTACTGAACAACTTCCGTTTGACCGCCCTCCCCGCCAGCCTGGCGCTCGCATTGGAGCAGGTCATCGCCCCGCTGCACCAACACAGCAGCGCCCGTATCACTTTAGCCTGTCAGTTTAGCGGGCAGCTGGGGGCACAACAGCAAACTTATGTCGTGCAAATCGTTCGTGAAGCCCTCGTTAATGCCGTTCGTCACGCATCCGCCACGGAAATCAGCGTCAATGCCCGGCCATTACCCGAGGGCGGCATCGTTATTGCGGTAAAAGATAACGGCATCGGCATTGCCAGCCTGGAAGAGCCGGACGGTCATCACGGCCTGAATATCATGAATGAGCGTGCCGCATGTTTGAACGGTACTCTGTTAATCGAACGACGTGCGGCTGGAGGTACCTGCGTATCTCTGAACTTTACCGCGATGACCGAGGTCATTTAA